The Vigna unguiculata cultivar IT97K-499-35 chromosome 1, ASM411807v1, whole genome shotgun sequence nucleotide sequence AACCTCGAGGGcccatcggttcatcggtaGAACAACAGCGATGGACCTTCTAACCTCCCTAAGCACCTGTCGGTTGATCGGTAAAACACAGATTGTTAGCTTGTTGGAAACATAACGGTATCAACCCAGCCAAGCGGCCGTCGGTCGCACAGTAAAATGACTTAAGTTAATAATTATCGGTTAAACGAGTCACTAATCTTCATTAAGGGGTCATTGGGCCGCGAGTAAGAAACCTTAATTGTAGGCCCATGTCGAAagctataaatagggcccaaaggtaggttggtgagaaTCTTAActttcgcatttattacagctGATATCCTGATAGACCGATCGGCCCTttctgacttaagcatcggagtatTTTAggcaggtaccccgatcgtcgtCCCAACCGATCGAGCTGAGGAGTGGATTTTGCTGAAGTTACTGGAGAGGAGAAGGATAACGTAAAGTGAAGAGGTTCTTCTAGTAGGCTCTTGGTCCCTACCCCGAAAcagtttatgttttttatttgtttatctaGAGTGATTTTGAAAGATAGTAAGGAAGGAGAGGATGGGATTATAGACATATGCTCTAACGAAAGAAAAATTTGTCCATCAAAGTTGACGTCAACAAATTGTATTATTGTTCGGAAACCAATTTTAGTCCCAATAATTTATGGCGTGTTTAGTATAAtttgtgtattttatttataaattaaactttgaaaactaaataataaaaattaatttaattgatttcaatttttttatgaaaggaAAGTGTTTTTATCGGATTTGACCGAGTGGATTTCAAGGTGGGCTGACCTGATTGTTGATGTGTGAGCAAGTTTTGAATCAATACGAGGGAGAAGTCACTACACAAAAATGTCTTATAACGTCACCCATTTGACATATGCCCACAAGAAGTTCAACGTAAAAAATAACCAGTGGTGTTTTTGTAAATAAAGGTACAAATTTGACATCAGCCCAATAAATAACCAACGTCAATTGACGTCAGTTCAAGAAAACCCGACATCTTTAGAAAAGGACGTCGACTCCCACAATCCCCGACATCACTTAACGTTGATTCCCCATTAATTTGACGTCACTTACTGTTGATTCCCCATTAATCCAACTCACTTAACATCGGCCTTGTGCACCTCTAACGTCAAATGGCTTTTTAAAGCTACGCGAAACAAAATTTCCCTTCACTGTTCCTTTGCGCGACCTTGCAAGCTTCCTCTCCACTGGCAACAACGACCTCTACAAGTGAGTTTGGCTTCATTTACCACCATCGAACTTGTTGGGCTTTCATTTGTAGATTGATTTATGCCTTTTAAACCGATTACTTTTCGTTTTCATCCTAATTTCACGTAATAGTGTGTTTTCATCCCCATTCTACCGTCCAACTTTTTGTTTGTCGATGGCAGCACCACGTTTTATTGGCAGCAGCGACCCTAAGGCCATCCTTCATCCAACTTTGTTCTTGATTTTGCTACAAGagattaatttttcatttcctTCCATTGCAATTTGTCTTTTGTTCATCGCATGTGTATaggttatattttttctttcccattatagttttaatcttaacaattttttagtTGGTTTTAATgacctaattttgttttatttgaaattttataatatttgcaAAAATTGGAATGgaattcatatttattattagatgttgcatgtttaaataattctaatttcatttgattttttaatattatcgttacattgttatttatatatgaagatctattataattttagttaaacaCTAAGTGAACCTTAGTTCCCATTTTAGATTtagtacaaatgattaaatttttaattgtttgtattaaatcttaAATTGTTCGATTGAacagtttgaaaaaattatttttcataattttttataacatgTACATTGaggtttatgcataaatttgataaaatttcgATTGAGACAATTTTGTGTTATTCTCTTGATACATATTTGATTgtgattattttcattttgtgtaCTTCAGGGACTAATGTGAAATGTTGTCgaaattttgtcaaaattatgaTATTGGACTTCTTTGTATACGTGTtatcaaattatgaaaaaaaaaatcgaagtGTTGTGCCTCAGTGACAGTTAAAAGTTTGAGAACGAACATAGTATAGATTGAAGCTGGATGAAATGAGGGTGGCATTAGTGAAGAGTATGAAAATGAGGTTTCTGAGTTTTTACAATATGATTAAGAACACTCAATATTTGTTAACGggacatatttttgtccttgtatttgttGTCTTAATCAAATATGTCAGGTCTTGAGCACAATACGTGATCATCTATTCATCCTCGATATAGTAAGGAGTTATATAGTTTGGACTTGACATGAAGAAGTATTACACAAGCCTACAACGTCATGAGAAGCAAATTATGTAGACGAATGACTGAGTGATCATTTAGAAGACATGGTATGTGATGTTGACGAAGAAAATTTTGGAAGAGTCCATTTATCTTATTCTCTTAAGCCCAATTCAGAAGAAGAGTTGTAGTCAGGATGCACTAACTTTAAACGACGGTTAGTACCTTTGAAATTGTTCAGTTTAAAAATAAGGAATGGATTGACCGATATAAGTTTTGCAAAACTGTTGGGTTGTTGAAGGAAATGTTTCCATAAAATAACACGTTACTTATCCGTATTACGAGGTGAAGAAAATTCTATGTCCAATTAATGtgaaatatcaaaagatacatACATACTCCAATgattgtgtatatatattaattcaaattgatattttttcaaaaaataaaaataaaatctaaataaaatccttaaacattaaatgattttatataaaaaataataaaaataaacagatataaaaacaatagcaagttacatttttttcctttccaaaagaaataaaataaaagcatcATTAAAgaacaataaattatatatggAAAAGAGGAAACATAaaatacaaagtaaaaaaaatggatgtatattcaattgaacaataatgaattttttaaaaagataaaataaactGAGCCTTGAACaagaatttatgttttataacaaaataaagtgTCTTACCTATTTTTTATCATTgtcaaggaaaaaaaataaaaacaggtCCATTCAtgtcttaaattattataacgAACTACTAaagtttttaaacaaaatattaaaataatgtttataagTAATTCAATGCAAATCCAATAACAATAGAAAATTCCCATAAAATTATATGCATCATACAtcctaaaaatattttcagttGTTGGTGCAAGTCATAGACATTATagtataatttataatgttgtAAATGAAAACATTTAAACAAAAGTTAATAAGATATTATTTCACTCATTGTAAGACTCTCTCTTTTGCGAGTTTCTTTTTCCATGAGTCTAATGAGTAACCTTCTCTTATTTTTCAttagcctttttttttcttttcattctttttctcttttcaatacATAATCAATTCGATTCGATTGGTGcaattatataactttttctaaaacttttaaaatgaatcGTGTGGTCCGGCCCGACCCGACTCATTACGGGTTGGTCATTTTATGGGTCAATCCAACCCAATTCACTTATAAGCGAGTCAAAAAACTTTAAACTCGACATGGCCCACCataggttggtgggttaaacgggttgactcactaacCCACGTAATTAacatacaatatatttttttttcttaagtcataaattataattcggattaaaatttaaataaacttgaaTACAATCTAAGTACAATccaaaatgatgttaaactccgatataaaccaaaattaaaaaaaaaaacaaattactatCTAAGATCAAAACATTTTTGTCACTTATCCAACTATAATAAATGGATAAAttcacaacattttcatctcttgaaacatcttctttatcctcatctatttaaaatttggaGTTGAAGCTAGGTTTTCATTTATCAATCCactaatgtgtttggttaaaaaaacagCCAAACATGGCAAAGTCCAACATGATGTGTGTGACCATACGGATTGGTGGACcaatccggctcaccacggATTCAACCCGGATGAACTGGGTTCTTGGTGGGCCTGGTAAAAATTGACCCGTactaacatttataaaaaaaattcaattcaaccCGGCCCAAAACTGTGATGGACCAGATTGACCCACGAATTTTAACCCACTTTGATGACTTTAActttttccatatatatatatatatatatttaccttttttaacatgatttattttaccttttttatcattatcttataagagaaaaattcaaacatcaaaataattatttagttattagaataattaaaaaacaatattttagcAGCTATATTGTAATAACGTAATAATATGAATTAATGTTAAATGAGTTCAAGAAATTGTCATCTAGTTATATGTGTAAATAGGATTTTCAAAATGTGATTggatataactaaaaaaaaaacattctttcAACATAGGTAGTCACTGCTAAATTATACAATCAATGCAAATAGAAAGAAATCTTTAATCTCACCAATTGTGTATAATTTATGAAGGTATCAACCTGTCATACTACTCtgctattaataataataatcatcatcattatattaacaatgataataataaatctaataaaattattattactgttattattataataaaaataataattaaaatacaaatgtaaattaaaatgCGAATGATTAAGTTATATATCTTGCTTGAAGAAAATTGTATCCAAGTCAACTGATCTTAGAATACAAAACAgctaaaacaaaagttaaatgaaaaattataaactaacctttttataaataatgatagTTAGTTCAACAATAATTACCAACagtaacaataacaataataataaaaatagtaataattgcataaataaataaatcatatggTAATTTCTATtgaataattttactttttaacaaaaaattataatttatttatttaataaaataagtcgATATACAACCTCTGTCTcgacaaataattaaatatttttaaatgacagcaacattaatttttttcaacactattttaacaaaaatatatatacttttaaaataaaaataatataaaaaataataataacgatattaatctcaattatttataataataataataatatttatatctattgAATTTTACGGAGTAAGTAATAGTTCTCGAGTGCCTCCGAAAACCTCGAAAGAATTTTCCGATAAAATAGGGAGTTGAGTTTGAAATGCTAATTCTAATATCTACTTATcaataacaatttattaaaataaaacatatctaatttgttttgtaattattaaaataaaaatagtttaatttgttttaaaaacatCCATAAATAGAGTAGTTAGGTATGTAGATATCTCAAGAGGTTAAGAAGGCACCAACAATTACGGATGACCAAGTATTAGATTGAATGGTGGAGAAATGTGAAAGTACCACTATATAAATCCATCCTTTCCTCATTATTCTTCACCAACATCTTTTCAATAGCCTCCCCTCAAGGTATTCTAAGGGGAGGAGTAATAAGCCTGTAATCTTCTTTTTAGCCATAGTCCAGGAAAAAAAGGAGGTccaaggcaaaaaaaaaaaaaaagaatgtcaGGGAAAGTAATTATCTCCGCGGTTTCTCTCATCCTCGTGGTAGGTGTTGCAATTGGCGCTGTGGTTACAGTTAATAAGAATGGTGACGAATCCTCCATCAAAACCAATCAAAAATCCGTTGAGATTATCTGTCAAAACACCGATGACCAAAACCTTTGCCACAACACTCTCAGCTCCGTTAAGGGTCTTGACACCGCTGACCCTAAGGCTTACATTTCCACCGCAGTGAAAGCCACCATGGATAGTGTGATCAAAGCGTTCAACATGAGTGACAGGCTCTCCACCGAGCATGGAGACACAGACAATGGCACTAAGATGGCCATTGATGATTGTAAGGACTTATTGCAATCTGCCATCCAAAGTCTTCAACTCAGCACTGACATGGTGCAAAATAACAACATCCAAGCTGTACATGACCAAACTGCTGATTTCAAGAACTGGCTTAGTTCAGTTATCTCATACCAGCAGGCGTGCATGGAGGGCTTCGACGATGGCAAAGAAGGTGAGAAGAGTATCAAGGAGCAATTCCAGACAGAGAGCTTAGACAAAGTGCAAAAACTGACTGCCATCACCCTTGATATCGTGAGTGGTTTGTCACACATCCTCGAAAAATTTGGGTTGAAGTTAAACCTTAAACCTGCCTCCCGTCGTCTTCTTAGTATGGATGGGTACCCCACTTGGTTCTCTGCCGCAGACCGCAAGCTCTTGGATCAAATTAAACGTAAAGGATGGAGAGCAAACATCACACCCAATGTCGTAGTTGCCCAGGATGGCTCTGGTCAATTTAAAACCATTGCCGATGCAATTGCTTCTTACCCCAGCGACTTCCAGGGTAGATATTACATATATGTTAAGGCTGGTGTTTATGATGAATACATCACTGTTCCCAAGACCGCTGTTAATCTTTTCCTATATGGCGATGGCCCTGGGAAGACCGTTGTCACTGGTCACAAGAACTTCCGTGATGGAGTTAAGACAATGCAAACTGCCACTTTTGCTAACACTGCTCCAGGCTTCATTGCCAAGGCAATGACATTCGAGAACACTGCTGGACCTGACGGACACCAAGCCGTGGCTTTCAGGAACCAGGGAGACATGTCAGCAGTGATTGGCTGCCACATTTTGGGTTACCAAGACACCTTATACGTCCAAACCAACAGGCAATTCTACCGCAATTGTGTTATCTCCGGCACTATTGATTTCATCTTCGGCACCTCACCCACTGTGATCCAACACTCTGTCATCGTCGTCAGGAAGCCCCTTGACAACCAATTAAATACCATTACTGCAGATGGCACATCTGAGAAGAACATGGACACTGGAATCGTTATCCAGGACTGTGACATTGTCGCTGAAGCCGAGCTCTTCCCAGTTAGGTTCCAAATTAAGTCCTACTTGGGTAGGCCATGGAAGCAATACTCAAGGACTGTGGTTATGGAATCCACCATCGGTGACTTCCTTCACCCTGAAGGATGGTGCCCTTGGGCAGGGGAATACTTTGAAGACACTTTGTACTACGCTGAGTACAACAATGCTGGACCTGGTGCCGCGGTGGAAGGAAGAATTAAGTGGAAGGGTTATCATGGTCTCATTTCTCGCGAAGAAGCTGCCCAATTCACTGCAGGCCAATTCCTAAAGGCTGGACTTGGCGCTGGAACTGACTGGTTGAAGGCACTTCGTGTTCCTCATGTCCTTGACTTCGCTAAACCTTGAAACCAAACACAATTTCTATTCCTTCAATCTTATTTATGAGAGTGTGTGATGATGAGAGGGAGACAATTATCATTCTTTGTAATCAAAtttctatattaaaatatataaaaaatcataaatttccTTTCCATgttctttatttataatttataacgaAAATTACAAACTTAATTCACTTAATTTAtttggaaataataataataataataataataataattaataataaaaatattagttatccTTACTCTtacaataatttcaatttttaaaaatctaaagtatttataactttttaaaataaaaccatttcttaattttcattaaattaaaatgtaatgtattaatattaatttttaacattttgcTTCAAACGTAATTAAGTAGAAATAATGAAGGGGCGTGAATCAAAGAAACCAAGAAAAAAGGTCGATGTCTCCTGGTTCTTTCAGTTGTATAGAatgcaatatttttttcactCGTACTCTATAATCTTTtcatgttaaaaatttatacacTTTATGGTCAATCTCGAATTATGAGACTCGTTCTTAGGTTGTATTGTATATACAACATTTTCTATTGAGATCTGGTTACTTAGCACAATATGTTCTTCATCTCATCTTAGAGACTTCAATCACGATTCAGAACTTGATGTACCCATAAAGTgatacacaaaaacaaataaaaataagattttacattttatattaggtGCAAATAAAACATACTAAATTAGTAATtcgaaaatatgaattttaaaatgattaataaaaatattttggagaatatttatataaatttttatagaaattaatgTTTAACATGTTACTTTtgccaaaaaaaattaattcgaTAACATAttaagtaatttaataaaaaaatatagtatttttgttcgttaaattatttatttaactcaATAAAactatattcttttaaaaaccACCATTGTACTTGAACCCCACGTGAGACATCGGTGTATGTAAACTTATCATTGTTCATACATAAATGATATAGTTTTCAAAATGGGTTTCGAATGggctttcaaaatatattagcGTGCATAAAGAAAGTACGAAGGTGTAAGAAGAAAGGCGAAGAGGGTAAGCCCAATGGGTTTACGTAGCGGGTCGACAAGAACCACCAAATGTGCAGTTTTCCCTTTCACCTCACTGTCTCCACTGAGACGTGAAAGCAAAGCTGTTGCCTGCGGAAACTATTCATTTCGCCTCAtcgagagagagagaaatataTGAACGATGAGATTTCGTGGGAGCTTTATTTTTCGCCGTTTTCTTTCACAGTTTCGAAAGCAATTCGATTCAAAGTCCGAATTCCCACTTCCGAGTTTCCGGCATCGAGCTCCGTTCTTCCTTCGTTCTTATTCTTCCGGTAATTCTTTGTTCAATCTATTTATGCATTCAGGTTGTAGtctttatattaatttcaagTAAAATGGTTATATTCATTCATCAGTAATGGATTGTTCAGACCAAACGATTCTTCGTAGTTATTATTGGTGTTAAGCTATTGGAAACAGCGCTAAGACGTTGTTCTTAGTATGTGTAACTATTGTTGTTAACAGAAGTACAAGATCAACTGTCCTCTGAACTCTTGAACATAATGGAACAAAGACTCTCCGCAATTGAGTACCGGACTGCATGTCTCAACAAACTTCTAAATCAGGTAATGCAGTTgctattttcttatttcaaaaaCCACTGGAAGGACTTGATTATATTACGGTTAAAAAATCAATGGATATTAAATTTGAGCAAAAATTTCTGAAGGGATGATAGTCATGCATCAGGCGTAATACAACCAAGATACAAATAAACCTAAGTTAATCTTATAATTGGGTTATGTTTTAGTTCATTATCTTATGTTTTATTCCTGCTGCTCATTGAAGACAGCCAGAAGCATCGCCATCAGAATATGCAAGAGCTAACAAGGAGCTTCGGAAGCTAAGTGGTTCTGTGGACCTTATTAATGAATTGAGGACCAAACAAAAGGTAATGGGTTCCTGCAACTTTATCT carries:
- the LOC114181499 gene encoding pectinesterase-like, yielding MSGKVIISAVSLILVVGVAIGAVVTVNKNGDESSIKTNQKSVEIICQNTDDQNLCHNTLSSVKGLDTADPKAYISTAVKATMDSVIKAFNMSDRLSTEHGDTDNGTKMAIDDCKDLLQSAIQSLQLSTDMVQNNNIQAVHDQTADFKNWLSSVISYQQACMEGFDDGKEGEKSIKEQFQTESLDKVQKLTAITLDIVSGLSHILEKFGLKLNLKPASRRLLSMDGYPTWFSAADRKLLDQIKRKGWRANITPNVVVAQDGSGQFKTIADAIASYPSDFQGRYYIYVKAGVYDEYITVPKTAVNLFLYGDGPGKTVVTGHKNFRDGVKTMQTATFANTAPGFIAKAMTFENTAGPDGHQAVAFRNQGDMSAVIGCHILGYQDTLYVQTNRQFYRNCVISGTIDFIFGTSPTVIQHSVIVVRKPLDNQLNTITADGTSEKNMDTGIVIQDCDIVAEAELFPVRFQIKSYLGRPWKQYSRTVVMESTIGDFLHPEGWCPWAGEYFEDTLYYAEYNNAGPGAAVEGRIKWKGYHGLISREEAAQFTAGQFLKAGLGAGTDWLKALRVPHVLDFAKP